The proteins below come from a single Zea mays cultivar B73 chromosome 8, Zm-B73-REFERENCE-NAM-5.0, whole genome shotgun sequence genomic window:
- the LOC103635325 gene encoding arginine-glutamic acid dipeptide repeats protein isoform X1, translating to MFCRWRTPPRVPPAAAPHPASCRRTHPARHPATFLQRRNPCAIPVPTVSASLAQSMWPNLQSRLRARFPSLAKHQPPSFSTLSWKTIIHGLRRNHASPDVHQGLHHDPAPSPTPPASLHRRWKGAISAIRRPLPPQMPPWMAGAADFASIPLGPLRAQPAACPRMADPPPPPPTSMRQHPILARSAMPSLGPLRARANHRSPARSTDPHPPQILPANQIPMPAAPRLGCSTSIPRPARLESRSPAALLQNGIVSARGHLSSLSLPLLHLGVLVKQRRWLCLLLVFLRGCVQGFSKSLAMTVLFEIRDKTFFAVAILAMRHPRKLVLAGCLTALRRLFNYTKSHDSSIDLSRLGCTKSGKLL from the exons ATGTTCTGCCGCTGGCGCACCCCGCCCCGCGTCCCGCCCGCGGCCGCACCTCACCCCGCGTCCTGCCGGCGGACGCACCCCGCCCGGCATCCTGCGACCTTCCTTCAACGGCGCAATCCATGCGCAATTCCCGTTCCCACCGTATCGGCCTCGCTCGCGCAATCCATGTGGCCTAACCTTCAATCAAGGCTCCGGGCAAGGTTTCCATCGTTGGCGAAGCACCAACCTCCATCCTTCTCCACGCTCTCCTGGAAGACTATCATCCATGGTTTACGGAGAAATCACGCCTCCCCAGACGTCCACCAGGGGCTACACCATGACCCCGCCCCCTCTCCCACACCGCCGGCCAGCCTCCATCGTCGATGGAAGGGCGCGATCTCCGCAATCCGCAGGCCCCTTCCCCCACAAATGCCGCCATGGATGGCGGGTGCAGCGGATTTCGCCTCCATCCCGCTTGGCCCCCTCCGCGCACAGCCAGCCGCATGCCCGCGCATGGCGGATCCGCCTCCCCCTCCGCCAACGAGCATGCGCCAGCACCCGATCCTCGCTCGCTCAGCCATGCCCTCGCTCGGTCCCCTCCGCGCACGCGCAAACCACCGTTCCCCCGCCCGCTCCACTGATCCCCATCCCCCTCAGATCCTCCCTGCAAATCAAATCCCCATGCCCGCAGCGCCTCGCCTCGGCTGCTCTACCTCTATCCCGCGACCCGCGAGATTGGAATCGCGGAGCCCCGCCGCCCTCCTCCAAAACGGCATCGTCTCTGCTCGGGGTCACCTTTCCTCCCTCTCACTTCCTCTTCTTCATTTAGGTGTGTTAGTTAAGCAGAGGAGGTGGCTTTGCTTGTTGCTCGTGTTTCTGCGTGGATGCGTCCAGGGGTTTAGCAAGTCGCTGGCCATGACGGTGCTCTTCGAGATCAGGGACAAGACCTTCTTCGCCGTCGCG ATTCTGGCTATGCGCCATCCTAGGAAACTCGTATTGGCAGGCTGTTTAACTGCACTAAGAAGGCTGTTTAACTACACTAAGA GTCATGACAGCTCTATCGACTTATCTAGGTTGGGTTGCACCAAATCTGGTAAGCTACTATAA
- the LOC103635325 gene encoding arginine-glutamic acid dipeptide repeats protein isoform X2 has product MFCRWRTPPRVPPAAAPHPASCRRTHPARHPATFLQRRNPCAIPVPTVSASLAQSMWPNLQSRLRARFPSLAKHQPPSFSTLSWKTIIHGLRRNHASPDVHQGLHHDPAPSPTPPASLHRRWKGAISAIRRPLPPQMPPWMAGAADFASIPLGPLRAQPAACPRMADPPPPPPTSMRQHPILARSAMPSLGPLRARANHRSPARSTDPHPPQILPANQIPMPAAPRLGCSTSIPRPARLESRSPAALLQNGIVSARGHLSSLSLPLLHLGVLVKQRRWLCLLLVFLRGCVQGFSKSLAMTVLFEIRDKTFFAVAILAMRHPRKLVLAGCLTALRRLFNYTKSHDSSIDLSRLGCTKSELS; this is encoded by the exons ATGTTCTGCCGCTGGCGCACCCCGCCCCGCGTCCCGCCCGCGGCCGCACCTCACCCCGCGTCCTGCCGGCGGACGCACCCCGCCCGGCATCCTGCGACCTTCCTTCAACGGCGCAATCCATGCGCAATTCCCGTTCCCACCGTATCGGCCTCGCTCGCGCAATCCATGTGGCCTAACCTTCAATCAAGGCTCCGGGCAAGGTTTCCATCGTTGGCGAAGCACCAACCTCCATCCTTCTCCACGCTCTCCTGGAAGACTATCATCCATGGTTTACGGAGAAATCACGCCTCCCCAGACGTCCACCAGGGGCTACACCATGACCCCGCCCCCTCTCCCACACCGCCGGCCAGCCTCCATCGTCGATGGAAGGGCGCGATCTCCGCAATCCGCAGGCCCCTTCCCCCACAAATGCCGCCATGGATGGCGGGTGCAGCGGATTTCGCCTCCATCCCGCTTGGCCCCCTCCGCGCACAGCCAGCCGCATGCCCGCGCATGGCGGATCCGCCTCCCCCTCCGCCAACGAGCATGCGCCAGCACCCGATCCTCGCTCGCTCAGCCATGCCCTCGCTCGGTCCCCTCCGCGCACGCGCAAACCACCGTTCCCCCGCCCGCTCCACTGATCCCCATCCCCCTCAGATCCTCCCTGCAAATCAAATCCCCATGCCCGCAGCGCCTCGCCTCGGCTGCTCTACCTCTATCCCGCGACCCGCGAGATTGGAATCGCGGAGCCCCGCCGCCCTCCTCCAAAACGGCATCGTCTCTGCTCGGGGTCACCTTTCCTCCCTCTCACTTCCTCTTCTTCATTTAGGTGTGTTAGTTAAGCAGAGGAGGTGGCTTTGCTTGTTGCTCGTGTTTCTGCGTGGATGCGTCCAGGGGTTTAGCAAGTCGCTGGCCATGACGGTGCTCTTCGAGATCAGGGACAAGACCTTCTTCGCCGTCGCG ATTCTGGCTATGCGCCATCCTAGGAAACTCGTATTGGCAGGCTGTTTAACTGCACTAAGAAGGCTGTTTAACTACACTAAGA GTCATGACAGCTCTATCGACTTATCTAGGTTGGGTTGCACCAAATCTG AGCTGTCATGA
- the LOC103635325 gene encoding formin-like protein 7 isoform X3, giving the protein MFCRWRTPPRVPPAAAPHPASCRRTHPARHPATFLQRRNPCAIPVPTVSASLAQSMWPNLQSRLRARFPSLAKHQPPSFSTLSWKTIIHGLRRNHASPDVHQGLHHDPAPSPTPPASLHRRWKGAISAIRRPLPPQMPPWMAGAADFASIPLGPLRAQPAACPRMADPPPPPPTSMRQHPILARSAMPSLGPLRARANHRSPARSTDPHPPQILPANQIPMPAAPRLGCSTSIPRPARLESRSPAALLQNGIVSARGHLSSLSLPLLHLGVLVKQRRWLCLLLVFLRGCVQGFSKSLAMTVLFEIRDKTFFAVAILAMRHPRKLVLAGCLTALRRLFNYTKIINFRS; this is encoded by the exons ATGTTCTGCCGCTGGCGCACCCCGCCCCGCGTCCCGCCCGCGGCCGCACCTCACCCCGCGTCCTGCCGGCGGACGCACCCCGCCCGGCATCCTGCGACCTTCCTTCAACGGCGCAATCCATGCGCAATTCCCGTTCCCACCGTATCGGCCTCGCTCGCGCAATCCATGTGGCCTAACCTTCAATCAAGGCTCCGGGCAAGGTTTCCATCGTTGGCGAAGCACCAACCTCCATCCTTCTCCACGCTCTCCTGGAAGACTATCATCCATGGTTTACGGAGAAATCACGCCTCCCCAGACGTCCACCAGGGGCTACACCATGACCCCGCCCCCTCTCCCACACCGCCGGCCAGCCTCCATCGTCGATGGAAGGGCGCGATCTCCGCAATCCGCAGGCCCCTTCCCCCACAAATGCCGCCATGGATGGCGGGTGCAGCGGATTTCGCCTCCATCCCGCTTGGCCCCCTCCGCGCACAGCCAGCCGCATGCCCGCGCATGGCGGATCCGCCTCCCCCTCCGCCAACGAGCATGCGCCAGCACCCGATCCTCGCTCGCTCAGCCATGCCCTCGCTCGGTCCCCTCCGCGCACGCGCAAACCACCGTTCCCCCGCCCGCTCCACTGATCCCCATCCCCCTCAGATCCTCCCTGCAAATCAAATCCCCATGCCCGCAGCGCCTCGCCTCGGCTGCTCTACCTCTATCCCGCGACCCGCGAGATTGGAATCGCGGAGCCCCGCCGCCCTCCTCCAAAACGGCATCGTCTCTGCTCGGGGTCACCTTTCCTCCCTCTCACTTCCTCTTCTTCATTTAGGTGTGTTAGTTAAGCAGAGGAGGTGGCTTTGCTTGTTGCTCGTGTTTCTGCGTGGATGCGTCCAGGGGTTTAGCAAGTCGCTGGCCATGACGGTGCTCTTCGAGATCAGGGACAAGACCTTCTTCGCCGTCGCG ATTCTGGCTATGCGCCATCCTAGGAAACTCGTATTGGCAGGCTGTTTAACTGCACTAAGAAGGCTGTTTAACTACACTAAGA TTATTAATTTTAGGTCATGA
- the LOC103635325 gene encoding uncharacterized protein isoform X5, producing MTALSTYLGWVAPNLVSYYNDFWVSLCHEGKVVISFVCVCLLPAMHRAVMTKIMMQYKQNMLPERQSNHKVEADKMVEQTNQSEVSFVKAEHLNGSKIRQTGIEDYSYDKDVVEIKLPDTDLSSDYGVHFVKDVCIDEGVLPDQKISSEKQVDQKVSISFDSREEISADSTKTAHELKSKIVVLPVKCDTHDNIVEQNSSCKKRDLEDNNTTDVSTESNDEGLNPKQLPFHEVAQDYQEVDSVISESNENQDRLFTGDATHQGLEKYVMTKLFNRVFASVPEDVKSDEELFEN from the exons ATGACAGCTCTATCGACTTATCTAGGTTGGGTTGCACCAAATCTGGTAAGCTACTATAATGATTTTTGGGTGTCACTATGTCATGAAGGCAAAGTAGTTATTTCTTTTGTGTGTGTCTGTTTGCTTCCTGCAATGCATAGAGCTGTCATGACAAAAATCATGATGCAATACAAGCAGAATATGCTTCCTGAAAGACAAAGTAATCACAAAGTTGAGGCAGATAAAATGGTTGAGCAAACCAATCAATCTGAAGTTAGCTTTGTGAAGGCTGAGCATCTGAATGGAAGTAAAATTCGGCAGACAGGCATTGAGGATTACTCCTATGACAAGGATGTTGTAGAGATCAAACTGCCAGACACAGATCTTTCTTCTGATTATGGTGTTCATTTTGTCAAGGATGTCTGCATTGATGAAGGAGTTCTTCCTGATCAAAAGATTTCATCAGAAAAGCAAGTAGACCAAAAAGTGTCTATAAGCTTTGATTCCAGGGAAGAGATAAGTGCTGACTCTACAAAAACTGCACATGAGTTGAAATCGAAAATAGTTGTCCTACCTGTCAAGTGTGATACTCATGACAATATTGTGGAACAGAACTCCTCATGCAAAAAGCGTGATCTTGAAGATAACAATACTACAGATGTATCTACCGAGTCTAATGATGAGGGATTAAATCCCAAACAATTACCATTTCATGAAGTTGCACAAGATTACCAGGAGGTTGATAGTGTCATTTCGGAGAGCAATGAAAATCAGGACCGACTTTTCACTGGAGATGCAACCCATCAG GGACTTGAGAAATATGTTATGACAAAGCTGTTTAATCGGGTATTCGCATCAGTCCCAGAAGATGTGAAGAGTGATGAAGAACTTTTTGAGAATTAA
- the LOC103635325 gene encoding uncharacterized protein isoform X6, protein MTKIMMQYKQNMLPERQSNHKVEADKMVEQTNQSEVSFVKAEHLNGSKIRQTGIEDYSYDKDVVEIKLPDTDLSSDYGVHFVKDVCIDEGVLPDQKISSEKQVDQKVSISFDSREEISADSTKTAHELKSKIVVLPVKCDTHDNIVEQNSSCKKRDLEDNNTTDVSTESNDEGLNPKQLPFHEVAQDYQEVDSVISESNENQDRLFTGDATHQGLEKYVMTKLFNRVFASVPEDVKSDEELFEN, encoded by the exons ATGACAAAAATCATGATGCAATACAAGCAGAATATGCTTCCTGAAAGACAAAGTAATCACAAAGTTGAGGCAGATAAAATGGTTGAGCAAACCAATCAATCTGAAGTTAGCTTTGTGAAGGCTGAGCATCTGAATGGAAGTAAAATTCGGCAGACAGGCATTGAGGATTACTCCTATGACAAGGATGTTGTAGAGATCAAACTGCCAGACACAGATCTTTCTTCTGATTATGGTGTTCATTTTGTCAAGGATGTCTGCATTGATGAAGGAGTTCTTCCTGATCAAAAGATTTCATCAGAAAAGCAAGTAGACCAAAAAGTGTCTATAAGCTTTGATTCCAGGGAAGAGATAAGTGCTGACTCTACAAAAACTGCACATGAGTTGAAATCGAAAATAGTTGTCCTACCTGTCAAGTGTGATACTCATGACAATATTGTGGAACAGAACTCCTCATGCAAAAAGCGTGATCTTGAAGATAACAATACTACAGATGTATCTACCGAGTCTAATGATGAGGGATTAAATCCCAAACAATTACCATTTCATGAAGTTGCACAAGATTACCAGGAGGTTGATAGTGTCATTTCGGAGAGCAATGAAAATCAGGACCGACTTTTCACTGGAGATGCAACCCATCAG GGACTTGAGAAATATGTTATGACAAAGCTGTTTAATCGGGTATTCGCATCAGTCCCAGAAGATGTGAAGAGTGATGAAGAACTTTTTGAGAATTAA